In Leptospira licerasiae serovar Varillal str. VAR 010, the sequence AGTCCGAGTGCATTCTTTTTGGATCTTGCTTTCCGGTAGAATTCAGATTCCGTTTTGATGATCCCAAGAAGTAGCCCTGCTTTCTCCCCTTTTTGGCAATAAACCCCGCAAGCGCTATTATTGATCCTTTCTGATTCTTTTTCTACGGTTAAGGAGAGAAGTTCCAGCTCGGATTCGGTTAGGCTTGGTCTCTCGGAGCGAATGTATTCTTTGATTTGGCTTACTTCTGGTAGGGAGTTCCTACCAGAAGTGCTCTTTCCGATCAAGGAACCCGCGATTGGGGCTACCAGGGACTGGTAGAGCAGGGGTAATGAGGCGATGAATATGTATCTTTTTCGGATTTTAGGCTGGAGCATTCTCCTTGCCTCCTCTTATGGTGCAATGCACCATCTATGACCAGTCTTTTTGCGGCGCACTACGGGCCAAGCAAAAAAGGTCCCGGTTTTTGGGGTATAGGAAAAAAAATCGAATTTTGGGGATGAAACTGGCCCTTAAGAAATTGGAAACAGACCAATGGAGAAGCATCGGAAACAATTTTCATTTTGGAAATTTATTTCCAAAATTTTAGCACTCATTCCTTCGCTTTAGTTTTTTCTCTCTTCCTTATCCCTACTTGAATTACTTGCGAGGTCTTCTCAAATAGAGGAGCTTAGAAAGAAATTTCCAGATAGAAAATAAATCTTTCGGTATAAAGAAATTTAAAATATAGATCGGAACGTTTAGAAAAAATTTTGAAATAAATTTACTAACCTGAAGTGAGTATATTTATTTGCGTCCGCTTCTCAAAAAGATTCTCATGCTGAAATAAATATAACATTCGATTTATTTAATATAATTTTCTGAAAATAAAATTTTTGGTGCAAATTTCTGTAACTGCTTCGTCATAATGTTTAGAACCGGGGATTTGTTGAGCAAACAAACCCAAATAAAAAAGAAAAAACTCCCTCGCGATGATCGATCCCGCGATAGAGAAAATTTAAAGATACATTACAAAAAGCTAATTCTTTGTTCGTCGGATCCGTTTTCAAAAAACAAAAACTCTGAAATCGGATATTTTCTGGGGAAAAATAATGAGGGTATCTTTAGCTCTATCCGTACTATGCCTTGTCATATTTTCACAATGTGCCCAAATGGGAAATCCATCCAGCGATCTCACTTGGGAGGAAAAACAACTTCTCTGGATCGCGTACGGAGAAGAGATGAAAGGCGGACTTCAACTTACAAAATCGGCCGCTCAAAAATGGGGTCTTGGCATAGATGTGTATCCTGCCAAAACCAGAGTGGATAGAATGAGAAACACGATCGCATTTACTGAATCAGGTAAATGCCATGTAGAAGGTATTTCTCAAAAGAATGTAAAAAACTGCCAGCTATTCTCTTCCAATCCGTTTTATCTTGCGGCTTGTTCTATTAGCGCAACTACTAATATCGAAAACAGTGTCATTTTTATTTTTAAAGATAGGATCAAGGCAACTGCGGACGCGATGAGGCTGGAAGGTAGTACTATCG encodes:
- a CDS encoding lytic transglycosylase domain-containing protein, whose amino-acid sequence is MLQPKIRKRYIFIASLPLLYQSLVAPIAGSLIGKSTSGRNSLPEVSQIKEYIRSERPSLTESELELLSLTVEKESERINNSACGVYCQKGEKAGLLLGIIKTESEFYRKARSKKNALGLMQIMPGTGSWIASWEGKQIKKQDLFEPETNIHLGVSYLNHLLETHEGNIRQALLAYNAGPGAVKKWGGVPAYAESVFSGQEEYLGSRESF
- a CDS encoding matrixin family metalloprotease is translated as MRVSLALSVLCLVIFSQCAQMGNPSSDLTWEEKQLLWIAYGEEMKGGLQLTKSAAQKWGLGIDVYPAKTRVDRMRNTIAFTESGKCHVEGISQKNVKNCQLFSSNPFYLAACSISATTNIENSVIFIFKDRIKATADAMRLEGSTIDIKEYIIATVAHEVGHCLGLQHSQDPKDLMFPMLTGSVFEPSRTEMHAAQALYDTSLPPGSIDDSNLYTKQSDFTYLKQYTVPSFAVFGNINMEEEDR